Proteins encoded by one window of Clarias gariepinus isolate MV-2021 ecotype Netherlands unplaced genomic scaffold, CGAR_prim_01v2 scaffold_33, whole genome shotgun sequence:
- the LOC128517064 gene encoding ankyrin repeat domain-containing protein SOWAHA-like, which translates to MEINQESVLSVLVGGGGRVRNSELLSQFKEKLHCGDPAEKKQNREVFKGIINSIAVVKEIEEVKYIVLRKRYLHLLRGGGGGGEEEEEQEGEGGGGGDEEEQGGGGGGGGEQVPEVPPEEKVSEQQQRPPDSPLSSAPPSFIELALQQQKYTDIKLKKSLQFKMPLRSGAGDGQKLRPACSGGTEASAQKRFALPLRMAPVIITPGEHKETDKMKIPSNDQKVHLAAPSSTPGPPASPRVKRRSSVDSVGVSSSPQPRRHCKSVKPADEPKYSDAVPLDGTEHKWMVTSASGHWTQVYGLLLEDVQLADRKDFISGFTALHWAAKCGNYEMLCKIIDLSKESGKDVDVNTKSFAGYTPLHVAAIHGQMYVIGILVNEYGANPHVRDNSGKKAHHYLVDGASDSIREMLGGVKVARSEPQKNTEDIDAHKHTHTISRLFQPQTIGYRKKPKSRSTLSSLQEDVKDDKPENPKPMHRVLSDVFS; encoded by the coding sequence ATGGAGATAAACCAGGAGTCGGTGCTGTCGGTGctggtggggggaggggggagggtcAGGAACTCCGAGCTGCTGAGTCAGTTTAAGGAGAAGTTACACTGCGGCGATCCGGCCGAGAAGAAGCAGAACAGAGAAGTGTTTAAGGGGATCATCAACTCCATCGCTGTGGTTAAAGAGATCGAGGAGGTGAAGTACATCGTGCTGAGGAAGAGGTACCTGCACCTACTgcggggagggggaggggggggggaggaggaggaggagcaggagggggaggggggaggagggggtgatgaggaggagcaggggggaggaggaggaggaggaggtgaacAAGTTCCTGAAGTTCCTCCTGAGGAGAAGGTGTCAGAGCAGCAGCAGCGTCCCCCTGACTCGCCACTCAGCTCCGCCCCGCCCTCCTTCATCGAGCTGGCTTTACAACAACAGAAATATACGGACATTAAGCTGAAGAAGTCCTTGCAGTTCAAAATGCCCCTGAGATCAGGTGCAGGCGATGGACAGAAGCTCAGACCCGCCTGCTCCGGCGGCACCGAGGCGAGCGCTCAGAAACGCTTCGCCCTGCCGTTACGCATGGCCCCCGTGATCATCACGCCTGGGGAGCATAAAGAGACGGATAAAATGAAGATCCCATCGAATGACCAGAAGGTCCACTTGGCTGCGCCGAGCTCCACGCCCGGGCCTCCCGCCTCACCTCGGGTTAAGAGACGCTCGTCTGTAGACAGCGTGGGCGTCAGCAGCTCTCCTCAGCCACGCAGACACTGCAAAAGTGTCAAACCTGCAGACGAGCCCAAATACAGCGACGCCGTCCCGCTGGACGGCACCGAGCACAAGTGGATGGTGACGTCTGCATCGGGACACTGGACACAGGTGTACGGCCTGCTGCTGGAAGACGTCCAGCTGGCAGACAGGAAGGATTTCATCTCGGGCTTCACGGCCCTCCACTGGGCGGCTAAGTGCGGGAATTACGAAATGCTGTGCAAAATCATCGACCTGTCCAAGGAGAGCGGCAAGGACGTGGACGTCAACACCAAGTCCTTCGCCGGCTACACCCCTCTGCACGTCGCCGCCATCCACGGGCAAATGTACGTCATCGGCATCCTGGTGAACGAGTACGGTGCCAACCCTCACGTCCGGGATAACTCGGGGAAGAAGGCGCACCACTACCTGGTCGACGGCGCCTCGGACTCCATCCGGGAGATGCTGGGAGGCGTGAAGGTGGCGCGCTCTGAACCGCAGAAGAACACAGAGGACATCGAcgctcacaaacacactcacaccatCAGCCGACTCTTCCAGCCCCAAACTATAGGCTACAGGAAGAAGCCCAAGTCCAGGAGCACCCTCTCCTCTCTGCAGGAGGACGTGAAGGACGACAAGCCCGAGAATCCCAAACCCATGCACAGAGTTTTATCCGATGTCTTCTCCTAA
- the septin8a gene encoding septin-8-A isoform X1: MAAADVDVFSEEQKRSLSLGGHVGFDSLPDQLVSKSVSQGFCFNILCVGETGIGKSTLMNTLFNTMFENEEASHYQNGVYLRPRTYDLQESNVHLKLTIVDTVGFGDQINKEESYKPIVDYIDTQFENYLQEELKIKRSLFNYHDTRIHICLYFISPTGHSLKSLDLVTMKKLDSKVNIIPIIAKADTISKSELHKFKIKIMSELVSNGVQIYQFPTDDDTVSEINSSMNAHLPFAVVGSVEEIKVGNKTVRARQYPWGIVQVENESHCDFVKLREMLIRVNMEDLREQTHTRHYELYRRCKLEEMGFKDTDPDSQPFSLQETYEAKRKEFLGDLQRKEEEMRQMFVNKVKETEAELKDKERELHEKFEQLKRMHQEEKRKVEEKRRDLEEEMNAFNRRKVAAETLSLSQPLKKDKDKKN; encoded by the exons aTGGCTGCCGCGGATGTAGACGTGTTTTCC GAGGAGCAGAAGCGCAGTCTGAGTTTGGGTGGACATGTCGGCTTCGACAGTCTCCCTGATCAGCTGGTCAGCAAGTCTGTGTCTCAGGGCTTCTGCTTCAACATCCTGTGTGTTG GGGAGACGGGCATCGGCAAGTCCACGCTGATGAACACGCTCTTCAACACCATGTTTGAGAACGAAGAAGCCAGCCATTACCAGAACGGTGTGTACCTGCGCCCACGGACATACGACCTGCAGGAGAGCAACGTCCACCTCAAGCTCACCATCGTGGACACCGTCGGCTTCGGGGACCAGATCAACAAAGAGGAGAG CTACAAACCCATCGTTGATTACATCGACACGCAGTTTGAGAACTACCTGCAGGAGGAGCTGAAGATCAAACGCTCGCTGTTTAACTACCATGACACGCGCATCCACATCTGCCTTTACTTCATCTCTCCCACAGGACACTCGCTCAAGTCTCTGGATCTGGTCACCATGAAGAAGCTGGACAGTAAG GTGAACATCATTCCTATTATCGCGAAAGCTGACACGATCTCCAAGAGTGAGCTTCACAAGTTTAAGATTAAGATCATGAGCGAGCTGGTGAGCAACGGCGTGCAGATCTACCAGTTCCCCACCGACGACGACACCGTGTCCGAGATCAACTCCTCCATGAAC gctCATCTACCATTCGCAGTAGTGGGGAGTGTGGAGGAGATTAAAGTGGGGAATAAGACGGTCCGAGCCAGACAGTACCCCTGGGGCATCGTCCAAG tggAGAACGAGTCTCACTGTGACTTTGTGAAGCTGAGGGAGATGCTGATCCGTGTGAACATGGAGGACCTGCGGGAGCAGACACACACTCGGCACTACGAGCTCTACAGACGCTGCAAGCTGGAGGAGATGGGCTTCAAAGACACTGACCCAGACAGCCAGCCGTTCAG TCTACAGGAGACCTATGAGGCCAAGAggaaagagttcctgggagatcTGCAGCGTAAAGAAGAGGAGATGAGGCAGATGTTTGTTAACAAAGTGAAGGAGACGGAGGCGGAGCTAAAGGACAAGGAGAGAGAG CTTCATGAGAAGTTCGAGCAGCTGAAGCGCATGCAccaggaggagaagaggaaggtGGAGGAGAAGAGGAGGGATCTGGAGGAGGAGATGAACGCCTTCAACAGGAGGAAGGTCGCAGCCGAGACGCTGTCGCTCTCACAGCCGCTCAAGAAGGACAAGGACAAGAAGAA tTGA